Part of the Halopenitus persicus genome is shown below.
CGCGCTGGTCGCCTTCGCGACCTATTGGGGGCTCGCGAGCCTGATCGGCTATCCGGCCGCGACCGACATCAACGCCCCCTGGTCGGCCGTCCACATCGTGCTCCCGCTGACGATCCCTGCGGGCGTCGGGCTCGCGTACGTCGCCCGGGAGGGGTGGGCAGCGGTTGCGGGGCCGACGTCGGCCTCGTGGGCCGACCTGGGGGTCGTCGACCGGGAGACGGCGGTTCTCGCCCTCCTCGTTCTGCTGGCGGCGACCGCCGGCGTGCTCGTCCCGACGGCGACCTACTGGAACTCGACGAACCCCGACCACACTGCGGCGGTCCAGTGGGCGCAACCGCACAACGAGGCCCGGTCGACGATCGCGGACGTCGAGGCGGTCGCGGCGACCCACGACGACGGCACCGATATCCTGTTCGTCGGGACGCACACGTCATCCCGCGATGACGCGATGTACGTCGACAACGAGTCGGCCGCCGACCGGGACGGCGCGCCGGGCGGATGGTACGATCGGCTCCCGCTACCCTGGTATTACGAACGCGCGGGCGCGACCGTCGACAGCGTGAGCGCCGACGCCGACCGCGCGGCCGCCCTGGCGGACCCCCCGCCGGTCGTGATCGTTCACGCGGCGGGCCGCGAGTCCGTCGCGCCGCACCTCGATGGGTATCGCGTCACGGACCACGAGTTCCGACTGTGGAACTTCCGGCTCGTCTTCTTCATCGAGGAGGATGCGCTTCGCGAGGCCGGCCGTCTCGATCCGCCCTCGTGAGGCCAGTTTGATCCACGAATGTGGCTATTGGAGCACCGTTCGTCCCGGATCGATCCATCTCCTCGGCGTATGTGGCAATCCTTATGCGGGCCCGTTCGCAACCCTCGCGCGTGACAGTCACGCTACCAGGACCGACGATCGGGATCGTCGGCGGCGGACAGCTCGGACGGATGATCGGCGAGGCGGTCGCCCGTCGGGGGATCGAGGTCGTCGTCCTCGACCCGACGCCGGACTGTCCCGCCGCGCCGGTGGTCTCCGAGCAGATCGTCGGCGGATTCGACGACGAGGCGGCGATCCGGGAGCTCGCCGAGCGGGCGGACGTGCTCACCTACGAGATCGAGCTGGCCGACCCGGACGTGCTCGAGGCCGTCGCCGCGGCGCACGACCTGCCGGTCCATCCCGACCCGGACACCCTCCGGACGATCCAGGACAAGCTCGTCCAGAAGTCGGCGCTCGAGGACGCCGGGATCCCGGTCCCGCCGTTCGCGGCAGTCTCCTCGGCGGCCGACCTGGAGGCCGCGCTCGACCGGTTCGGGGACGTGATGCTGAAGGCGCGCGAGGGCGGGTACGACGGACGCGGAAACCGGCCGGTGACCGACGCCGCGGAGGTCGAGGCGGCGCTCGAGGAGCTCGGCACGAACGCGATGGCGGAGGCGTTCGTCCCCTTCGAGCGCGAGCTCTCGGTCATCGGCGTCGTGGGTGCCGACGGCGTTCGGACCTATCCGGTGACCGAGACGATCCATCGGGAGGAGATCCTCAGGGAAAGCGTGACGCCCGCCCGGACCGACGACGCCGTGGCCGACCGGGCCGAGGCGGTCGCCCGCGACGTGCTCGAGTTCCTCGACGGCCGGGGCGTCTACGGCATCGAGCTCTTCGAGACGCCGGACGGCGAGATCCTCGTCAACGAGATCGCGCCACGGCCGCACAACTCCGGCCACTGGACGATCGAGGGCGCCCGGACCTCCCAGTTCGAGAACCACGCACGGGCCGTCCTCGGCTGGCCGCTCGGGCCCACGGACTGCCGCGGGACGACCGTGACCGCGAACCTCCTCGGCGACGTCTCCGAGACGGGGCCGGCGCGGCTCCGCGGCGTCGAGGCGATCCTCGATGCGCCCGACGCAAGCCTCCACTGGTACGGGAAGGACGACGTCCGGCCGCTTCGCAAGATGGGCCACCTGACCGTCACTCCCGCCGGGTCGCCCGCTGACGGCGGGACCAACACGGACCGGGACGCGTCCACGGGCGCCGAGAGACTTGACCGCGCGCGCGGCCTCCGCGACGCAGTGACGTTCGCGCCCGCGGACGCGCCCGATACCGAGTGACAGACTACCTGACAGACTACCGACGCCGAGTGCCGTGACCGAGCACGAACGCCGAGTGCCTGAGGCACCCGGCACCGAACGATCGACGACCAACGCCATCACGCCGATCCGACACAATGACCACGCCACGTGACCTCATCGACCGACTCGAGACGGAAGCCGACCAGGGGGCCGACCCGGCGACCACGCCGGACGTCGGCATCATCATGGGTTCGGATTCGGACCTGCCAACGATGGCGGGCGCCTACGAGGCGCTCGATACGTTGGGCTTTGCCGAACAGACCGACTTCTCGGACCCGCCGTCGAGCCGGTTCACCTACGAGTCCTACGTCGTCTCGGCCCACCGGACGCCGGAGCTGATGTACGCGTACGGGGAAACGGCTCGCGACCGCGGCCTCGACGTCATCATCGCGGGCGCCGGGGGCAAGTCGGCCGACCTGCCG
Proteins encoded:
- a CDS encoding 5-(carboxyamino)imidazole ribonucleotide synthase, which codes for MTVTLPGPTIGIVGGGQLGRMIGEAVARRGIEVVVLDPTPDCPAAPVVSEQIVGGFDDEAAIRELAERADVLTYEIELADPDVLEAVAAAHDLPVHPDPDTLRTIQDKLVQKSALEDAGIPVPPFAAVSSAADLEAALDRFGDVMLKAREGGYDGRGNRPVTDAAEVEAALEELGTNAMAEAFVPFERELSVIGVVGADGVRTYPVTETIHREEILRESVTPARTDDAVADRAEAVARDVLEFLDGRGVYGIELFETPDGEILVNEIAPRPHNSGHWTIEGARTSQFENHARAVLGWPLGPTDCRGTTVTANLLGDVSETGPARLRGVEAILDAPDASLHWYGKDDVRPLRKMGHLTVTPAGSPADGGTNTDRDASTGAERLDRARGLRDAVTFAPADAPDTE
- the purE gene encoding 5-(carboxyamino)imidazole ribonucleotide mutase, which encodes MTTPRDLIDRLETEADQGADPATTPDVGIIMGSDSDLPTMAGAYEALDTLGFAEQTDFSDPPSSRFTYESYVVSAHRTPELMYAYGETARDRGLDVIIAGAGGKSADLPNMTASIAYPIPVVGVPVQEKSVDSVIGMPTGAPIVAVDAGKSFNAGLSAAQVLAREHESIEERLIEYHEDLTADVAAVSEALHDLGIDGFRDRNA